One Paroedura picta isolate Pp20150507F chromosome 3, Ppicta_v3.0, whole genome shotgun sequence genomic window carries:
- the TMEM40 gene encoding transmembrane protein 40: protein MSNSNSSVPVHSTEHKDEKRKQDENPNAQESSEDEGLAGDLEKHSHPQDSTKEIIPYSGSEVMSRDGTSTDVSENGTCQLIEHPKWWIRKDDEFFHFVIVCFAVGVLLVCFYKYKDWTVSVGVGLITFAALETTGIYFGLVCRIRAVVDGFIPLLKRVRLPGLKKTI from the exons ATGAGCAACTCAAATTCTTCTGTTCCAGTTCATTCAACAGAACATAAAG AtgagaaaagaaaacaagatgAAAATCCAAACGCTCAAGAAAGTAGTGAAGATGAAGGTTTGGCTGGGGATCTGGAAAAACACAGTCATCCACAAG ATTCAACCAAAGAAATTATTCCATACAGTGGATCAG AGGTGATGAGCAGAGATGGTACAAGTACAGATG TGTCTGAAAATGGAACCTGCCAATTGATTGAACATCCAAAATGGTGGATACGAAAAGATG ATGAATTCTTCCATTTTGTCATTGTTTGCTTTGCAGTTGGAGTCTTATTAGTTTGTTTTTACAAATATAAAG ACTGGACAGTTTCTGTTGGTGTTGGTTTGATTACCTTTGCAGCCTTGGAAACTACTGGGATATATTTTGGCCTTG tgtGTCGTATTCGTGCTGTCGTGGATGGTTTTATTCCCCTGCTTAAGAGAGTCAGACTACCTG GTTTAAAGAAAACGATCTGA